Proteins encoded together in one Quercus lobata isolate SW786 chromosome 3, ValleyOak3.0 Primary Assembly, whole genome shotgun sequence window:
- the LOC115981682 gene encoding trans-resveratrol di-O-methyltransferase-like: MDLIHGEGVSELFQVQCHLYKHIFSYIDSMSLKCAIQLGIPDTIHNHGQPITLQELVSKLNIHPEKTSCVHRLMRLLVHSGFFAKTIVHENQEKEKEEEAYTLTPSSRLILKENVTSLSPFVLAMLDPALVSPWQFLGDWFQGSELTPFEKAHGKGFWDYCNQSPEYNNIFNEGMASDSRLMSLVVKDYQPIFEGLGSLVDIGGGTGTVARIISEAFPHMKCTVFDLPHVVANLPDSKNLKFVGGDMFQYIPPADAILFKWILHDWSDEECVNILKNCKEAIAKKGKEGKVIIIDVVINQEKDEHDVTTTKLLFDALMMSLVTGKERNKREWEKLFLEAGFSRYQIVSSFGMKSVIEIYP, translated from the exons ATGGATCTCATTCATGGTGAGGGAGTGAGTGAGTTATTTCAGGTTCAGTGTCATTTGTATAAACACATTTTTAGCTACATTGATTCCATGTCACTTAAATGTGCAATTCAGCTAGGCATTCCTGACACAATCCACAACCATGGCCAACCCATTACTCTCCAAGAGTTGGTCTCTAAGCTTAATATTCACCCTGAAAAAACTAGCTGCGTGCACAGGCTTATGCGTCTATTGGTGCACTCTGGCTTCTTCGCTAAAACAATTGTTcatgaaaatcaagaaaaagaaaaagaagaagaagcctaTACCCTCACACCTTCTTCTAGGCTTATCCTCAAAGAAAATGTCACTAGCTTATCACCATTTGTTCTGGCAATGCTTGATCCTGCACTTGTAAGCCCATGGCAGTTCTTGGGAGATTGGTTTCAGGGGAGTGAGCTCACACCTTTCGAGAAAGCACACGGGAAAGGTTTTTGGGATTATTGCAACCAAAGCCCAGAATACAATAACATTTTCAATGAAGGAATGGCGAGCGATTCCCGACTGATGAGCTTGGTTGTTAAGGACTACCAGCCCATTTTTGAGGGTTTAGGTTCATTGGTTGATATTGGAGGTGGTACTGGGACAGTTGCAAGGATTATTTCTGAAGCTTTTCCTCACATGAAATGCACTGTGTTTGACCTCCCCCATgttgttgccaacttgccaGATAGtaaaaatctgaaatttgttGGTGGCGATATGTTTCAGTATATCCCTCCTGCAGATGCCATTCTGTTCAAG TGGATTTTGCATGATTGGAGCGATGAGGAATGTGTCAACATACTTAAAAATTGCAAGGAGGCTATTGcgaagaaaggaaaagaaggaaaggTAATTATCATAGATGTAGTGATAAATCAAGAGAAGGATGAACATGATGTTACCACTACAAAGCTCCTCTTTGATGCACTAATGATGTCTTTGGTTActggaaaagagagaaacaagaGAGAATGGGAGAAGCTGTTCTTGGAGGCTGGCTTTAGCCGCTACCAAATTGTGTCATCATTTGGCATGAAGTCTGTCATTGAGATTTATCCTTAA